In Amyelois transitella isolate CPQ chromosome 5, ilAmyTran1.1, whole genome shotgun sequence, one DNA window encodes the following:
- the LOC106138109 gene encoding kelch domain-containing protein 10 homolog codes for MHEYNREYVFKPFKVTEVKFRGRTCPRPRSGHRIVCDDVNVYLFGGYNPSLPFNVELESPTWSPSSPLFKELWTFSIARKRWRLHNLMENIPDELASNALCMNGKYLLVYGGTGAPFGNKCNNDVLVWRTNSTEERIEPIHVTGPRPPAQYGQAVFCYDGGFYTVGGTNGYSYNCDIYRLDLRTKMWGAEFIATGQDGEPLGRYRHELARVDDKLFVLGGGTGEWAFELMEIPMFNLTTKTWTTLIPKPDDSARDIIMPLPRKCHSAVQISTPNGPQVYVAGGTDGQAVFEDVWRLNLADLQWTLMKKTVLPRPLYFHSSAVTPEGCMYVFGGIEPRDDATCRNNILYKVWLCIPSLTEICWEALLNYHPNLEGLSRQRLLAIGIPSHLVNRLHPIARY; via the exons ATGCATGAGTATAATAGGGAATATGTCTTCAAACCTTTTAAGGTTACCGAAGTAAAATTCCGAGGTCGTACTTGTCCTAGGCCTCGAAGTGGACATAGGATAGTTTGCGACGACGTAAATGTATACCTATTTGGTGGATACAATCCTTCTTTGCCCTTTAATGTTGAACTCGAAAGTCCGACATGGAGTCCATCCAGTCCGCTTTTTAAAGAACTTTGGACTTTTTCTATAGCCAGGAAAAGATGGAGGCTACACAATTTGATGGAAAACATACCAGATGAGTTAGCATCGAATGCTTTGTGTATGAACGGTAAATACTTGTTG GTATATGGCGGCACTGGTGCACCGTTCggtaataaatgtaataatgatGTGCTTGTGTGGAGGACAAATAGTACTGAAGAAAGAATAGAACCCATACATGTGACTGGACCAAGACCCCCTGCACAATATGGTCAAGCAGTCTTTTGCTATGATGGTGGATTCTATACTGTTGGTGGAACTAATGGCTATTCTTATAATTGTGATATATATAG gTTAGACCTACGGACAAAGATGTGGGGGGCAGAATTTATAGCTACAGGCCAAGATGGGGAACCGCTGGGCAGGTACAGACATGAACTGGCAAGAGTTGATGACAAGCTTTTTGTCCTTGGTGGTGGAACAGGAGAGTGGGCTTTCGAACTCATGGAGATTCCCATGTTTAACTTGACCACTAAGACATGGACAACTTTGATACCAAAGCCAGATGACTCAGCGAGAGACATCATAATGCCATTACCAAGGAAATGCCATAGTGCTGTGCAAATTTCTACACCTAATGGACCACAAGTGTATGTAGCTGGAGGCACGGATGGGCAAGCTGTTTTTGAAGATGTTTGGAGGCTGAATTTGGCAGATTTACAGTGGACACTCATGAAGAAGACAGTCTTGCCTCGTCCCTTATATTTCCATTCTTCTGCAGTGACTCCTGAAGGTTGCATGTATGTTTTTGGTGGGATTGAACCCAGAGATGATGCTACCtgcagaaataatattttgtataaagtttGGCTTTGTATACCTAGCCTGACTGAGATTTGTTGGGAAGCTCTGCTCAATTATCATCCAAATTTAGAAGGACTTAGTAGGCAACGTCTCTTAGCCATAGGTATCCCATCACATTTGGTCAACAGGCTACATCCAATTGCTAGATAttaa
- the LOC106139181 gene encoding E3 ubiquitin-protein ligase RNF10, whose product MLEESRMDKKSLNRSSQPQSRASAIDCKKNSELTNKPWPRNNKKREGPNNAPKNETNRKNAPAQRGRGQIDRRPRARGTSGYVVGGTQNTRIEEDEEPELGSVFVPGSKKQNLNHLLNFMYPSRRGQESRGSQPQRRVHHVSYQHDHDLYLRANCQFVVKEEGDYKANLLDPDVPVKWEQVEEIVVRSTGRSECPICLGPPAAGRVGRCGHVYCWACVLHYAATHEKQPPPCPVCTTPLQVKDMKPTRMVQWESPSEEVTMRLVRRLRGSTTVEIAPPRGAMCDSTPQAILPLESVKDAPYSKFFTASKQQVHEILKRERGEIQNQIMAEIDTTEIVFLEQALDMLKLKEDTLDTITDEPAKVKTIPVEAPPIVYEKQEISENKIDWFDVTEDGAACIDIVQGKMEELDLDNTQSDLNPDDTSSFEQNDDILDEVPLMDLSTCEMEEVDNASTRMVNDVDKENQAKYFYFYQAEDGQQIFLNSLNVRVLNASWGALAAAPPFIRGRVVHRETLSLSEQTRKHMPYTAHLPLHCSFDIVELDLQPPYVTAGALNNFADELDRRARARARRERDERRRERAYRRAMEGPPKPDFSSELLFPAPAHVTPSKHPPVLAPLDDSTTSAVAMSPPSSGPSFATMASTSGTWRVRKPAPAPPPPPDADEVSAPRSLSLSDAIEAALHAAPSSANKKNKKTKQKVLFATGMQRAG is encoded by the exons ATGTTGGAGGAATCCAGAATGGACAAGAAATCTTTGAACCGATCATCTCAACCACAGTCGAGGGCATCAGCCATCGACTGTAAAAAGAATTCAG AATTGACAAATAAACCTTGGCCTCGGAACAATAAAAAACGTGAAGGACCCAATAATGCTCCTAAAAATGAAACTAACCGGAAGAATGCACCAGCTCAACGTGGTCGGGGTCAAATTGATAGAAGACCACGAGCGAGAGGTACCTCTGGTTACGTTGTGGGTGGAACGCAGAACACCAG GATAGAAGAGGACGAAGAGCCTGAATTAGGCTCTGTGTTTGTGCCCGGAAGCAAGAAGCAAAACTTGAATCATTTGCTGAACTTCATGTACCCCAGTCGAAGGGGACAGGAGAGCAGGGGATCACAGCCACAACGAAGAGTTCACCATGTGTCTTATCAGCACGATCATGATCTTTACCTTCGTGCTAA CTGCCAGTTTGTTGTAAAAGAAGAAGGAGATTATAAAGCGAATTTGTTGGATCCCGATGTGCCAGTTAAGTGGGAGCAAGTTGAGGAAATT gtTGTTAGGAGTACCGGACGTTCGGAATGCCCTATATGTTTGGGCCCGCCAGCTGCAGGACGTGTAGGACGTTGTGGTCACGTGTACTGCTGGGCTTGCGTGCTACATTATGCTGCAACTCATGAGAAACAACCGCCGCCGTGTCCAGTGTGTACCACGCCGCTGCAAGTCAAGGATATGAAGCCGACAAGGATGGTGCAGTGGGAGTCTCCCTCTGAGGAG GTGACAATGCGTCTCGTGCGGCGTTTGCGCGGCTCCACAACTGTGGAGATAGCGCCGCCGCGCGGGGCAATGTGCGATTCTACACCACAAGCTATTTTGCCTCTGGAAAGCGTAAAAGATGCACCTTATTCCAAATTCTTTACTGCTTCAAAGCAACAG gTGCATGAAATTCTAAAGAGAGAAAGGGGCGAGATACAAAATCAAATCATGGCGGAAATTGATACCACTGAGATAGTTTTTCTAGAGCAGGCTTTGGACATGCTAAAACTGAAAGAGGATACACTTGATACAATAACTGACGAACCTGCTAAGGTTAAGACTATACCAGTCGAGGCACCCCCTATTGTTTACGAGAAACAAGAAATATCTGAGAATAAGATAGATTGGTTCGATGTAACAGAAGATGGTGCTGCCTGTATTGATATTGTTCAAGGGAAAATGGAAGAACTTGACCTTGATAATACTCAGTCTGATTTGAATCCTGATGATACATCTTCTTTTGAACAAAATGATGATATATTGGATGAGGTTCCATTGATGGATCTATCCACTTGTGAAATGGAGGAGGTAGATAATGCCAGTACCAGAATGGTCAATGATGTTGATAAGGAAAACCAGgctaaatacttttatttctatcaAG CTGAAGATGGGCAACAAATATTCCTGAACAGCCTAAATGTCCGTGTTTTGAACGCGTCGTGGGGCGCGTTGGCTGCGGCTCCGCCTTTCATACGCGGCCGCGTTGTACACCGCGAGACTCTATCACTCAGTGAACag ACAAGGAAACATATGCCATACACTGCCCACTTGCCTCTCCACTGCTCATTTGACATCGTGGAGTTGGATTTGCAACCGCCTTATGTTACTGCTGGCGCACTCAACAATTTTGCtg ATGAATTAGACCGTCGTGCCCGCGCCCGCGCTCGCCGCGAGCGTGACGAGCGTCGCCGCGAGCGAGCGTACCGCCGCGCCATGGAGGGCCCGCCCAAACCAGACTTCTCATCAGAGCTACTGTTCCCGGCGCCGGCGCATGTCACGCCGTCTAAACACCCCCCGGTACTGGCTCCACTGGACGATTCAACCACATCCGCTGTTGCAATGTCGCCGCCGTCGTCGGGCCCGTCTTTTGCTACT ATGGCAAGTACCAGCGGCACTTGGCGCGTTCGCAAGCCGGCACCAGCTCCTCCGCCGCCGCCCGACGCTGACGAAGTCTCCGCTCCGCGTTCTCTCAGCCTCAGCGACGCGATCGAGGCAGCCCTACACGCCGCACCATCGTCTGctaacaaaaagaataaaaagacCAAACAGAAGGTGTTGTTTGCCACGGGCATGCAACGCGCTggataa
- the LOC106137967 gene encoding zinc finger CW-type PWWP domain protein 1, which produces MEKVKLPTEKAQEPKEEAKQPLNAKTMSPHANSRRHNINVSLADSTACEDKPVSQNSTSFKDALSQPAPGLTQRQRLQWLQKRRNSGLWVQCDACDRWRHLPFVLDSHELPSKWYCKMNPDSSLASCTAPEMPIRLRDEEDLIHSEYSAGSVVWARLPGWPWWPAMVDDCPDNEQFYWLDGFSDIPTHYNVVFFDTSEVTRAWVAPYQMKPYSANKKINNQLRNGNKLKSRLELAIKQADDADSLPLADRLAKYSFIARYKGTINKPKKINSKILNKFKKQLKRKLNIEFSDDSSDENSDEDFIEPKETNNKKHMNGNVILLGTPKREKRNNIVPKVLNKAYNDTEETHIIESTDINDATGDASAVKDTQLAPNKERNKNNAEPDSMTVQIGSSEVVQEFVTPPENEKEKANGTESTESHEARVASPSSDDFDF; this is translated from the exons ATGGAGAAAGTAAAATTACCTACAGAAAAAGCTCAAGAACCTAAAGAAGAAGCTAAACAACCCTTG AACGCTAAAACTATGTCTCCGCATGCAAACAGCCGCCGACACAATATAAATGTATCATTAGCTGATTCGACAGCGTGTGAAGACAAACCTGTGTCTCAGAACAGCAC ttCTTTCAAAGACGCACTTAGTCAGCCGGCTCCCGGATTAACCCAGAGACAAAGACTGCAATGGCTCCAAAAACGCCGAAATTCAGGATTATGGGTGCAGTGTGACGCCTGCGACCGTTGGAGACACCTTCCTTTCGTTCTTGATAGTCACGAACTGCCAAGCAAATGGTACTGCAAGATGAACCCAG ATTCGTCGTTAGCCAGCTGTACAGCGCCAGAAATGCCGATACGTCTCCGTGATGAAGAAGATCTCATTCATAGCGAGTATTCGGCGGGGTCTGTGGTGTGGGCGAGGCTCCCGGGCTGGCCCTGGTGGCCGGCCATGGTCGATGATTGTCCGGATAACGAACAGTTCTACTGGCTCGATGGTTTCTCTGATATTCCT ACTCACTACAATGTAGTATTCTTTGACACATCCGAAGTGACCCGCGCATGGGTTGCGCCCTATCAAATGAAGCCGTACAGcgcgaataaaaaaattaacaatcaaTTGCGGAACggaaataaactaaaatcCCGTTTAGAATTAGCCATTAAGCAAGCAGACGATGCTGACTCGCTGCCTTTAGCGGACCGCCTTGCTAAATACAGTTTCATAGCCAGATATAAAGGAACAATTAATAAgccaaagaaaataaatagtaaaatccTAAACAAATTTAAGAAACAGCTAAAAAGGAAACTCAATATTGAATTTTCTGATGACAGTTCTGATGAGAATTCTGATGAAGACTTCATCGAGCCAAAAGAAACCAATAACAAGAAACATATGAATGGCAACGTTATACTTTTGGGGACTCCGAAAAGAGAGAAGCGTAATAATATTGTTCCAAAGGTTTTGAATAAAGCTTATAATGATACCGAAGAAACTCACATAATTGAAAGCACAGATATTAATGATGCTACAGGAGATGCATCAGCCGTAAAAGACACCCAACTTGCACCTAACAAAGAACGAAACAAGAATAATGCCGAACCTGATTCGATGACGGTACAAATAGGCAGTTCAGAAGTTGTCCAGGAATTTG TTACTCCACCTgagaatgaaaaagaaaaagccAATGGTACTGAAAGTACAGAATCGCATGAAGCAAGAGTTGCTAGTCCCAGTAGTGACGACTttgacttttaa